The following are encoded together in the Cetobacterium ceti genome:
- a CDS encoding protein rep: MLDNTKKIKKNQEFLKKPTEKKLKMQDFFEKIKNKVSEKLAVKIFECGDIIGFLKSKGEKIRLHGGRFCNNRFCPMCSWRKARKDGYLLLLLFSIVQKVMKKELIFLTLTAPNVEGEELKNEINDFNNSFKRLSNTKDFKSICKGYIRKLEVTYNDQEDTYHPHFHVVIAVNKNYFTKNYINQKKWLDMWRVAKRDKTITQVDVRKAKFNDLKGVYEIATYSAKASDYLYSENVFDVFYGALKNKKIITFNGIFKEILIDLKTTEKYNDLLETDNEIYDKQLWFTWSEKNYKLFRTDEIAETELQKVFVDEIEID, from the coding sequence ATGCTAGATAATACTAAAAAAATTAAAAAAAATCAAGAGTTTTTAAAAAAACCAACTGAAAAAAAATTAAAAATGCAAGATTTTTTTGAAAAAATAAAAAATAAAGTGAGTGAAAAATTAGCAGTGAAAATATTTGAATGTGGAGATATTATTGGATTTTTAAAATCTAAAGGGGAAAAAATAAGATTGCATGGAGGACGATTTTGTAATAATAGATTTTGTCCTATGTGTTCTTGGAGGAAAGCAAGAAAAGATGGCTATTTGTTATTATTATTGTTTTCAATAGTACAAAAAGTTATGAAAAAAGAGTTAATTTTTTTAACATTAACAGCTCCAAATGTTGAAGGAGAAGAGTTGAAAAATGAAATTAATGATTTTAATAATTCCTTTAAAAGATTAAGTAATACTAAAGATTTTAAATCAATTTGTAAAGGCTATATTAGAAAATTGGAAGTTACTTACAATGACCAAGAAGATACGTATCACCCTCATTTTCATGTAGTGATTGCAGTGAATAAAAATTATTTTACTAAAAATTATATCAATCAGAAAAAATGGCTTGACATGTGGCGAGTTGCAAAACGAGATAAAACTATAACTCAAGTTGATGTGAGAAAAGCAAAATTTAATGATTTAAAAGGTGTTTATGAGATAGCAACATATTCAGCAAAAGCTAGTGATTATTTGTATTCTGAAAATGTATTTGATGTATTTTACGGTGCTTTAAAAAATAAAAAAATAATAACATTCAATGGAATTTTTAAAGAAATCTTAATTGATTTAAAAACTACTGAAAAATATAATGATTTGTTAGAAACTGATAATGAAATTTATGATAAACAACTATGGTTTACATGGTCAGAAAAAAATTATAAATTATTTAGAACTGATGAAATAGCAGAGACAGAATTACAAAAAGTTTTTGTTGATGAAATAGAAATTGATTAA